A window of Tolypothrix sp. NIES-4075 genomic DNA:
TCAACAAAGTAGTTCCACCTGGCTCAAAAACTTGAATCTACCCTACCAAATAATCAGCGATCCAGAAGAGTTATTTGAAACCCTGCCAGCGCTTGTCCAACAATACTCAGCCATAGTTATTGACGGACCAGGTAGTCTCAGTGAAGTAACCAAAGCAATACTCGCTCGGTCTGACCTGGCACTTGTGCCGTGTCAACCTTCTGGTCTTGACCTCCACAGCAGCAGCAAGATTCTCAGGTTTATTCGGCACGCTCAGGAATTGAGAGGAGGAATGCCCAAAGCAGCTATGTTCCTCAGCCGCGCTACTAAGGGGACTGTGTTGTTGCAGGAGTCTAGGGAAGTTCTCAAGGGAAATCCCTTTCCCCTCCTTTCCACCACAATTTACCAGCGCCAGTGTCTTGCTGATGCCCCAGGACAGGAGAAAACTGTTTTTCAAATGTCAGGAGCAGCAGCCAAAGAAGCAGCCAAAGATTACGAGTCTCTGTTCAAAGAATCTCTGGAGGTTCTCAATGACCGCATCAAGGCGTAGTCTCAAGGATTTTGTCTTCGGGGATGAACCGCAGGCACAACCGTCAGGTCAACAGATAGTGCCGCTGACTGCTATTACTCTACCAACGAGTCAGCCCCGACGTTACTTCGATCCTCAAAAGCTTCAGGAACTGACGAATTCAGTCCGCGAGCATGGTATTTTGGAGCCACTACTGGTACGCCCACTGCCCGACAACGAAGGCAAGTATGAGCTAGTGGCTGGAGAAAGACGCTACCGAGCAGCTGTTGCCTCTGGGTTAAGTGAAGTTCCTGTGACCATCCGCACTCTC
This region includes:
- a CDS encoding ParA family protein; this encodes MIVSFTNQKGGVGKSTAAVHMTYWLNQRGSALLVDSDAQQSSSTWLKNLNLPYQIISDPEELFETLPALVQQYSAIVIDGPGSLSEVTKAILARSDLALVPCQPSGLDLHSSSKILRFIRHAQELRGGMPKAAMFLSRATKGTVLLQESREVLKGNPFPLLSTTIYQRQCLADAPGQEKTVFQMSGAAAKEAAKDYESLFKESLEVLNDRIKA